Proteins encoded within one genomic window of Bradyrhizobium sp. 186:
- the flgC gene encoding flagellar basal body rod protein FlgC, which translates to MLDALQASLTVASSGLEAQSTRMRVVSENLANASSTGRTAGADPYQRKTITFDAAMDRASGAQLAKVKEVGVDTTPYRVEYDPGHPAADKAGYVKMPNVNMMIEMADMREVNRSYEANLQVVKQVRSMLGMTIDLLRS; encoded by the coding sequence ATGCTGGACGCTCTACAAGCCTCATTGACGGTTGCGAGCTCCGGGCTCGAAGCGCAGTCGACCCGGATGCGCGTCGTCTCGGAGAATCTTGCGAACGCGAGTTCGACGGGCCGCACGGCCGGCGCCGATCCGTACCAGCGCAAGACGATCACCTTCGATGCCGCAATGGATCGTGCCTCGGGCGCGCAGCTTGCGAAGGTCAAGGAAGTCGGGGTCGATACCACGCCGTACCGCGTGGAGTACGATCCTGGGCATCCCGCTGCCGACAAGGCCGGCTACGTCAAGATGCCCAACGTCAACATGATGATCGAGATGGCCGACATGCGGGAAGTCAATCGGTCCTATGAAGCCAATCTCCAGGTCGTGAAACAGGTGAGGTCGATGCTGGGTATGACCATCGATCTCCTGAGGAGCTGA
- a CDS encoding flagellar hook-basal body complex protein FliE, which yields MLEAISSTSVSAGQAAMRATETQAVAPAATSVIQSGDGVGFDSVMKQVTTDTIGTLKAGEAASISAMQGKESTRRVVEALMSAEQALQTAVAVRDKVVQAYQEVVRMSI from the coding sequence ATGCTAGAGGCGATTTCATCCACGTCGGTTTCCGCAGGCCAGGCGGCGATGCGCGCGACCGAGACACAGGCCGTGGCACCCGCGGCGACGAGCGTAATCCAGTCGGGTGACGGCGTCGGCTTCGATTCGGTGATGAAGCAGGTGACGACGGACACTATCGGTACGCTGAAGGCGGGCGAAGCAGCGTCGATCTCGGCGATGCAGGGCAAGGAATCGACGCGGCGCGTCGTCGAAGCGCTGATGTCGGCCGAGCAGGCCTTGCAGACGGCAGTCGCGGTTCGCGACAAGGTCGTGCAGGCCTACCAAGAAGTCGTTCGTATGTCGATTTGA
- the fliI gene encoding flagellar protein export ATPase FliI: MNALRQLEWALLELQQSTPLASVSGAISEIAPTHFRVSGLSRFVRLGELIGVNSGGKPQIGEVVRIDSEGIIAKPFDRQFAGGLGSVAYRMPPLSFAPDPSWKGRVINALGAPLDGQGPLTPGSRAVSAEADAPSAMKRARVHKPLHTGVRVIDLFAPICAGQRVGIFAGSGVGKSTLLAMLARSQGFDTVVLALVGERGREVREFIEDVLGANRNRAVTIVSTGDESPMMRRLAPKTAMAVAEYFRDRGESVLLVVDSITRFAHASREVALAAGEPAVARGYAPTVFTDLPRLLERAGPGEEGSGTITGIFSVLVDGDDHNEPIADTIRSTLDGHIVLSRHIADQARYPAVDVLASVSRLAHNVWDPEERELVSKLRTMMAKYEDTRDLRLMGGYQSGRDSGLDQAVDMVPRIYSAMRQDASAPPSADPFRELRDMLKGD, encoded by the coding sequence TTGAACGCTCTTCGGCAACTGGAGTGGGCGCTGCTGGAGCTTCAACAGAGCACCCCACTCGCTAGCGTCAGCGGCGCGATCTCCGAGATCGCGCCGACGCATTTCCGCGTCTCCGGCCTGTCGCGCTTCGTCAGGCTCGGCGAGCTCATCGGCGTCAATTCGGGTGGCAAACCCCAGATCGGCGAGGTGGTGCGGATCGACAGCGAGGGCATCATCGCCAAGCCGTTCGACCGCCAGTTCGCGGGCGGCCTCGGCTCGGTAGCTTACCGGATGCCGCCGCTGTCCTTCGCACCCGATCCGAGCTGGAAGGGACGTGTCATCAACGCGCTCGGCGCGCCGCTGGACGGACAGGGCCCCCTCACCCCGGGATCGCGGGCCGTCTCAGCGGAGGCGGATGCGCCTTCGGCCATGAAGCGCGCCCGGGTCCACAAGCCGCTGCACACCGGCGTGCGCGTCATCGATCTGTTCGCGCCGATCTGCGCCGGGCAACGCGTCGGCATCTTTGCCGGCTCCGGCGTCGGCAAGTCGACGCTGCTCGCGATGCTCGCCCGCAGCCAGGGTTTTGACACGGTCGTCCTGGCCCTGGTCGGCGAACGCGGCCGCGAGGTGCGCGAATTCATCGAGGACGTGCTCGGCGCCAACCGCAACCGCGCCGTCACCATCGTATCGACCGGAGATGAAAGCCCGATGATGCGGCGGCTGGCGCCGAAGACCGCGATGGCGGTCGCCGAATATTTTCGCGACCGGGGCGAATCGGTTCTCCTTGTGGTCGATTCGATCACCCGTTTCGCTCACGCCTCCCGCGAGGTCGCCCTCGCCGCCGGCGAGCCTGCGGTCGCGCGCGGCTATGCGCCGACGGTCTTCACCGACCTGCCGCGCCTTCTCGAGCGGGCAGGGCCCGGCGAAGAGGGATCCGGAACGATTACCGGCATTTTCTCCGTGCTGGTCGACGGCGACGATCACAACGAGCCGATCGCCGATACCATCCGCAGCACGCTCGATGGGCACATCGTGCTCAGCCGGCACATTGCCGACCAGGCGCGTTATCCGGCCGTGGACGTTTTGGCCTCGGTCTCCCGCCTCGCCCATAACGTCTGGGACCCCGAAGAGCGCGAATTGGTGAGCAAGTTGCGTACCATGATGGCCAAATACGAGGACACGCGCGACCTTCGCCTGATGGGCGGATATCAATCGGGACGCGATTCGGGCCTCGACCAGGCGGTCGACATGGTTCCGAGGATCTACAGCGCAATGCGGCAAGACGCATCAGCTCCACCGAGTGCCGATCCGTTTCGCGAGCTGAGGGACATGCTCAAGGGCGACTAG
- the flgB gene encoding flagellar basal body rod protein FlgB — MDQNGTVVGPLYLFELASSQARWLELRQSTIATNVANANTPGFKARDVEPFNKVLDGMPVRLATTSPSHLQLSAAETDTRATAKKDSWEVVHSGNSVSLEQEMIKGSDVSRDYSMNSAIVRSFHRMVLAGAKA, encoded by the coding sequence ATGGACCAGAATGGGACTGTCGTGGGACCGCTTTATCTCTTCGAACTCGCATCGTCGCAGGCTCGCTGGCTCGAGCTTCGTCAGTCGACCATCGCCACCAACGTCGCCAACGCCAATACGCCGGGCTTCAAGGCGCGCGACGTCGAGCCGTTCAACAAGGTGCTCGACGGAATGCCGGTCCGGCTTGCGACGACCTCGCCCTCTCATCTGCAGCTTTCCGCAGCCGAGACCGACACGCGAGCGACCGCGAAGAAGGATAGCTGGGAGGTCGTTCACTCCGGCAACTCCGTTAGCCTCGAGCAGGAGATGATCAAGGGCAGCGACGTCAGTCGCGACTACTCGATGAACTCGGCGATCGTGCGGTCGTTTCACCGCATGGTCCTGGCCGGCGCGAAAGCCTGA
- the fliN gene encoding flagellar motor switch protein FliN: protein MAQSFDYESASASGETDTSPLERLAEIAARTAEETGKFANVDAILRIPVTMQVVLGSATIPVANLMKLGRGAVVPLDHRVGEPVDVVVNGRVVARGEVVVVEEDNSRFGVSLTEIVGPLGQGDT from the coding sequence ATGGCGCAATCTTTCGACTATGAGTCTGCATCTGCATCGGGAGAGACCGATACGTCTCCGCTTGAGCGGTTGGCGGAGATCGCCGCTCGTACGGCGGAGGAGACCGGCAAGTTCGCCAATGTCGATGCGATCCTGCGCATCCCCGTCACCATGCAGGTGGTGCTGGGCTCGGCGACCATCCCGGTGGCGAACCTGATGAAGCTCGGCCGCGGCGCCGTGGTTCCGCTCGATCACCGGGTCGGTGAGCCCGTCGACGTCGTGGTCAACGGCCGCGTCGTTGCCCGCGGCGAGGTCGTCGTCGTCGAAGAGGACAATTCCCGTTTCGGCGTCTCCCTGACAGAGATTGTCGGGCCGCTGGGGCAGGGTGATACCTGA
- a CDS encoding 2-dehydropantoate 2-reductase, protein MARNVLILGASYGSLLGTKLLMAGHNVTLVCRSKTAELINRDGTEVRIKLRDEAVHRAIFSRDLPGKLDAVTPADVDLSRYDMVGLAMQEPQYTNHTVRVLMIKIAAAKLPCLSIMNMPPLPYLKRIPSLAGMDLEEAYTNAQVWERFEPGLVTLCSPDPQAFRPPEEAANVLHVGLPTNFKASAFADDKHNKVLRELEADIDAVTLDGHDVPVKLKVFDSLFVPLAKWSMLLTGNYRCITPHEPRSIRDAVHGDIARSQTIYDHVDAIARRLGADPQDQVPFAKYAKAAESLLKPSSAARAVASGAPFIERVDLLVKLISHQLGTPNAEIDRTVETVDLKLNEKIVQGGSGAQ, encoded by the coding sequence ATGGCGCGCAACGTTTTGATCCTCGGAGCTTCTTACGGCTCACTGCTGGGCACGAAGCTCCTGATGGCGGGGCACAACGTCACGCTGGTTTGCCGCTCCAAGACCGCAGAGCTGATCAATCGCGACGGTACCGAGGTGCGCATCAAGCTGCGCGACGAAGCGGTGCACCGGGCGATCTTTTCGCGCGACCTGCCCGGCAAGCTCGACGCGGTGACGCCGGCGGACGTCGATCTCTCCCGCTACGACATGGTCGGCCTTGCGATGCAGGAGCCGCAATACACCAACCACACGGTCCGCGTTCTCATGATCAAGATCGCCGCGGCGAAGCTGCCGTGTCTGTCGATCATGAACATGCCGCCGCTGCCCTATCTCAAGCGGATTCCGTCGCTTGCGGGCATGGATCTCGAGGAGGCCTACACCAATGCGCAGGTGTGGGAGCGGTTCGAGCCGGGACTGGTGACGCTGTGCTCGCCCGACCCGCAGGCGTTCCGTCCGCCGGAAGAGGCGGCCAACGTGCTTCATGTCGGCCTGCCGACGAACTTCAAGGCGTCGGCGTTCGCCGACGACAAGCACAACAAGGTGCTGCGCGAGCTCGAAGCCGACATCGACGCCGTGACGCTCGATGGCCACGACGTGCCGGTGAAGCTGAAGGTGTTCGACTCGCTATTTGTGCCGCTGGCGAAATGGTCGATGCTGCTGACCGGCAACTACCGCTGCATCACGCCGCACGAGCCACGGTCGATCCGCGACGCCGTTCACGGCGATATCGCGCGATCGCAGACGATCTACGACCATGTCGACGCCATCGCCCGGCGCCTCGGCGCCGATCCGCAGGACCAGGTGCCCTTCGCAAAATACGCCAAGGCGGCCGAAAGCCTGCTTAAGCCGTCATCAGCCGCGCGCGCGGTCGCGAGCGGCGCGCCCTTCATCGAACGCGTCGACCTTCTGGTGAAGCTGATCTCGCATCAGCTCGGCACGCCCAATGCGGAGATCGACCGCACGGTCGAGACCGTCGATCTGAAGCTGAACGAGAAGATCGTGCAGGGTGGCTCCGGCGCGCAGTAG
- a CDS encoding DUF1217 domain-containing protein has product MLSTIADYTRLTKDLGKSLTQVAKQPDVSRETDYFLSHIGNVKTIDDFLKDYRLYSYAMKAYGLSDMTYAKAFMRKVLTEGIATKDTFANKLSDVRYREFATAFNFAALGATATQTTQATTGTATQYVTQTMEQKAGDQNEGLRLALYFTRKASTITNAYQILADKAFTQVVQTALGLSSTISSADIDAQATMLNKMLKLTDFQDPTKVTKFVQRFAAMWDATQAQSDNSTNPALVLIAGTSTSASMDTDMLSKLQSIRFNR; this is encoded by the coding sequence ATGCTATCCACGATCGCGGACTACACCAGACTGACCAAGGACTTGGGCAAGTCGCTGACGCAGGTCGCGAAGCAGCCGGATGTCAGCCGCGAGACCGATTATTTCCTTAGCCATATCGGCAATGTGAAGACGATCGACGATTTCCTGAAGGACTATCGCCTCTACTCCTATGCCATGAAGGCCTACGGCCTCAGCGACATGACCTATGCCAAGGCGTTCATGCGCAAGGTGCTGACCGAGGGTATCGCGACCAAGGACACCTTCGCCAACAAGCTCAGCGACGTCCGTTACCGGGAATTCGCCACCGCCTTCAATTTCGCCGCCCTCGGCGCCACTGCGACCCAGACCACCCAGGCAACGACCGGCACTGCGACCCAATATGTCACGCAGACGATGGAGCAGAAGGCCGGCGACCAGAACGAGGGGCTGCGGCTGGCGCTCTACTTCACCCGCAAGGCCTCCACGATCACGAACGCCTACCAGATCCTCGCGGACAAGGCCTTCACGCAGGTGGTTCAGACCGCGCTCGGCCTGTCGTCGACCATCAGTTCGGCCGACATCGACGCCCAGGCGACGATGTTGAACAAGATGCTCAAGCTCACCGATTTCCAGGACCCGACCAAGGTCACCAAATTCGTGCAGCGCTTTGCGGCCATGTGGGATGCGACCCAGGCCCAGAGCGACAACTCGACCAACCCCGCCCTGGTCCTGATCGCCGGCACGTCGACGTCGGCCAGCATGGATACCGACATGCTCTCGAAGCTTCAGTCCATCCGGTTCAATAGGTAA
- a CDS encoding MarR family transcriptional regulator: MPLAREAVELLVQAARAWYFEGNQHGLRDREWMALRFLGRANRFSRTPSALAGFIGATRATASQIVKTLESKSFLVRKPSHEDKRSVVLNVTAQGEKCLSQHDPISHVVNAVAALGTEECVRLRDSLREILNHLDAAHQRLDASICRDCMFLAERSPGAGKGRATAEFMCRLYRAPVSLEETELLCTSFERTRDRPKIEEHLDRARVVNQR, from the coding sequence ATGCCGTTGGCACGCGAGGCTGTCGAGCTGCTGGTTCAGGCGGCCAGAGCCTGGTATTTCGAAGGCAATCAGCACGGACTGCGCGATCGGGAATGGATGGCACTTCGCTTTCTCGGCCGCGCCAACAGGTTTTCGCGCACGCCGTCCGCGCTCGCCGGCTTCATCGGCGCCACCAGGGCGACTGCATCCCAGATCGTGAAGACGCTGGAAAGCAAATCCTTCCTGGTGCGAAAGCCGTCGCACGAGGACAAGCGTTCGGTCGTGCTCAACGTCACCGCGCAGGGCGAGAAATGCCTGAGCCAGCATGATCCGATCAGTCACGTCGTGAATGCGGTCGCGGCGCTCGGCACCGAGGAATGCGTCAGGCTGCGCGACTCGCTGCGGGAGATCCTCAATCATCTCGATGCAGCCCATCAGCGGCTCGATGCCAGCATCTGCCGGGACTGCATGTTTCTCGCCGAACGCAGCCCCGGCGCGGGCAAGGGACGTGCAACCGCCGAATTCATGTGCCGGCTGTATCGCGCCCCCGTCTCGCTCGAGGAGACCGAGCTGCTCTGCACGAGTTTTGAGCGCACCCGCGACCGCCCGAAGATCGAGGAGCACCTCGACCGCGCCCGCGTCGTCAACCAGCGGTGA
- the motA gene encoding flagellar motor stator protein MotA: MGSFVGIVITVAALLGGFAAMGGHLGVLMQPWEFVIIMGTAAGTFIMANPWKVVVDTGLACVQAVTGAVPGERYYLDLLGALHALMRELRGKGRNEVEAHIDDPSSSEIFKAFPSVLGDASLLQFICDYVRLIIMGNARTHEIEALMDEEIHTIVKSKLSPYHALVVVSEALPALGIVAAVLGVIKAMGALDQSPKLLGGFIGAALVGTFAGIFLSYGIISPFAMKVKMTREKRCRPYIIVKQTLLAFMNGAMPQIAVEHGRKMIASTERPSIDVVENETIAGPKVVVTEAEPKAARA; this comes from the coding sequence TTGGGCAGTTTCGTGGGGATCGTCATCACGGTAGCGGCACTGCTCGGTGGATTTGCCGCCATGGGCGGGCATCTGGGCGTGCTGATGCAGCCGTGGGAGTTCGTGATCATCATGGGCACCGCGGCCGGCACCTTCATCATGGCCAATCCGTGGAAGGTGGTCGTGGATACCGGGCTTGCGTGCGTGCAGGCCGTCACCGGCGCGGTGCCCGGTGAGCGCTATTATCTCGATCTGCTCGGCGCGCTGCATGCCCTGATGCGCGAGCTGCGGGGCAAGGGCCGCAACGAGGTGGAAGCGCATATCGACGACCCCTCGTCTTCCGAGATCTTCAAGGCGTTCCCGAGCGTTCTCGGGGATGCATCGCTGCTCCAGTTCATCTGCGACTATGTCCGCCTCATCATCATGGGGAATGCGCGCACGCACGAGATCGAGGCGCTGATGGACGAGGAAATCCATACCATCGTCAAGAGCAAGCTGTCGCCCTACCATGCGCTCGTGGTGGTGTCGGAGGCGTTGCCGGCGCTCGGCATCGTCGCCGCGGTGCTCGGCGTCATCAAGGCCATGGGCGCGCTCGACCAGTCGCCGAAGCTCCTGGGCGGCTTCATCGGCGCCGCCCTGGTCGGCACCTTTGCCGGAATCTTCCTGTCCTACGGCATCATTTCGCCGTTCGCGATGAAGGTAAAGATGACGCGCGAGAAGCGCTGCCGGCCCTACATCATCGTCAAGCAGACGCTGCTCGCGTTCATGAACGGTGCCATGCCGCAAATTGCCGTCGAGCACGGCCGCAAGATGATCGCAAGCACCGAGCGGCCGTCGATCGACGTCGTCGAAAACGAAACGATCGCCGGTCCGAAAGTCGTCGTGACCGAAGCCGAACCCAAGGCTGCACGCGCATGA
- a CDS encoding YkgJ family cysteine cluster protein: MDQAMLSVVRAVEAGATTMKGVIDATGLSRLKIERALNALEKQKLLVRDGQGFRATGLPKAPRPTRECGSCNACCDILEVASVDKPVHQLCKHWQAGTGCTIYERRPQMCRSFVCAWLQGHLDDDWFPAKSGIVVHFSQDAVNVTVDDDCPDRWREEPYFSKLCEWSLNGIRRIGNRGYATLVVSGVDRFLLLGRTIVPDPTLFGTAFLPLTADTFRFWRAKSQDHLHRLHERIAEIERIRQEFGSCTIPDDDDDDPYPPYRPALLHLSNHT; this comes from the coding sequence ATGGATCAGGCGATGTTGAGCGTCGTCCGCGCGGTGGAGGCAGGCGCGACGACGATGAAGGGCGTTATCGACGCCACCGGACTGTCCCGTCTCAAGATCGAGCGCGCCTTGAATGCGCTGGAGAAGCAGAAGCTGCTGGTTCGCGATGGCCAGGGTTTTCGGGCGACCGGTCTGCCGAAGGCGCCGCGACCTACCCGGGAATGCGGGTCGTGCAACGCCTGCTGCGATATCCTCGAGGTGGCCAGCGTCGATAAGCCGGTACACCAGCTCTGCAAGCATTGGCAGGCCGGCACGGGATGCACCATCTACGAGCGCCGCCCCCAGATGTGCCGGTCATTCGTCTGCGCCTGGCTGCAAGGCCATCTCGACGACGACTGGTTCCCCGCAAAATCGGGCATCGTGGTGCATTTCAGCCAGGACGCCGTGAACGTGACGGTCGATGACGATTGTCCCGATCGCTGGCGCGAGGAGCCGTATTTCAGCAAGCTTTGCGAATGGTCGCTGAACGGGATCAGGCGAATCGGAAACCGCGGTTACGCGACCCTTGTCGTGTCCGGCGTCGACCGGTTTCTCCTGCTCGGACGAACCATCGTTCCCGATCCGACGCTGTTCGGAACGGCGTTCCTGCCGCTCACCGCCGACACCTTCCGATTCTGGAGGGCGAAGTCGCAGGACCACTTGCATCGGCTGCACGAGCGCATCGCCGAGATCGAGCGGATCAGGCAGGAATTCGGGTCCTGCACTATCCCGGATGACGACGACGACGATCCCTACCCGCCCTATCGACCTGCCCTTCTTCACCTGTCGAATCACACCTGA
- the flgF gene encoding flagellar basal-body rod protein FlgF, with protein sequence MQSALYVGLSAQVALEKRLQTIANNVANVNTAAFRTDVVKFETVLSKAGANPVAFSSPGDNIISRETGNITESGNPLDVAVVGQGWLAFAGPNGTVYTRDGRLQIAPNGDLQTVTGFPIIDSGGAQITLDPNGGPVSISRSGAITQDNNEIGTIGLFNIPTDANLDRYGNSGVTPDRSATAISDFTRDGFKQGYVEGSGANPMMELTKLMSASRAFDGTNSLVEGTESTLQNAIRTLGDPGR encoded by the coding sequence ATGCAATCGGCCCTCTATGTGGGATTGTCGGCGCAGGTCGCCCTCGAAAAGCGCCTCCAGACGATCGCCAACAACGTCGCCAACGTCAACACGGCAGCATTCCGCACCGACGTGGTGAAATTCGAGACCGTGCTGTCCAAGGCAGGCGCGAACCCGGTCGCGTTCTCCTCGCCCGGCGACAACATCATTTCGCGCGAAACCGGCAATATCACCGAGAGCGGCAACCCACTCGACGTCGCCGTGGTCGGACAAGGCTGGCTCGCCTTCGCCGGTCCGAACGGCACGGTCTATACGCGTGACGGCCGGCTCCAGATCGCCCCCAACGGCGATCTTCAGACCGTGACCGGTTTCCCCATCATCGATTCCGGCGGCGCGCAGATCACGCTGGATCCGAACGGTGGACCGGTCTCGATCTCGCGCAGCGGCGCGATCACCCAGGACAACAACGAGATCGGCACCATCGGCCTGTTCAACATTCCCACCGATGCCAACCTCGACCGCTACGGCAATTCCGGCGTCACGCCCGATCGGTCCGCGACCGCCATCTCCGATTTCACCCGGGACGGCTTCAAGCAAGGCTATGTCGAGGGCTCCGGCGCCAATCCGATGATGGAATTGACGAAGCTGATGTCGGCCTCGCGCGCCTTCGACGGCACGAATTCGCTGGTCGAGGGCACCGAGAGCACGCTCCAGAACGCAATCCGGACGCTGGGCGATCCCGGCAGGTAG
- the flhB gene encoding flagellar biosynthesis protein FlhB — MAESSDQESKTEEPTEKKVRDALEQGKIPVSREASVFASMAALMVIQAFLIGQGVQQLTPTLKSFLDDPDGFPLSTGADAQNLLSVVGLEALRFLVPLVVIMAVFGLAASLLQNAPRPVLERILPDLSRISPMQGWSRIFGTQGLVEFAKSLFKLVSVTVVVAFVLRTSEARAFEAMYTDPVALPEMILNIAMRIVSAICIATIVLVAIDLAWARFHWRRELRMTRQEIKDEHKQAEGDPLIKARLRSLARDRSRQRMIASASRATLVIANPTHFAIALRYDRDENPAPLVVAKGMDAIALKIREVAEQNRIPVIENKALARALYEAVQVDQVIPAEFFRPVAEIIYFLQSKQSPRPEKVQ, encoded by the coding sequence ATGGCAGAATCATCCGACCAGGAGAGCAAAACAGAAGAGCCGACCGAGAAGAAAGTCCGCGATGCGCTCGAACAGGGCAAGATTCCGGTTTCTCGGGAGGCCTCCGTCTTCGCGTCGATGGCGGCGCTGATGGTGATCCAGGCGTTCCTGATCGGCCAGGGGGTGCAGCAGTTGACGCCGACCCTGAAGAGCTTTCTCGACGACCCCGACGGCTTCCCCCTCAGCACGGGGGCGGACGCGCAGAACCTCCTCAGTGTGGTGGGGCTCGAGGCGCTGCGATTCCTGGTGCCATTGGTCGTCATCATGGCAGTGTTCGGGCTCGCAGCGTCGCTGCTGCAAAACGCGCCGCGTCCGGTGCTGGAACGCATCCTGCCGGACCTCTCACGAATCTCGCCAATGCAGGGCTGGAGCCGGATCTTCGGAACGCAGGGACTCGTGGAGTTCGCCAAGTCGCTCTTTAAGCTCGTCTCGGTGACCGTCGTCGTCGCTTTCGTGCTGCGCACTTCCGAGGCGAGGGCATTCGAGGCGATGTACACCGATCCGGTGGCGCTGCCGGAGATGATTCTCAACATTGCGATGCGGATCGTCTCGGCGATCTGCATCGCAACCATCGTTCTGGTCGCGATCGATCTCGCCTGGGCACGCTTCCATTGGCGGCGCGAGCTGCGCATGACGCGGCAGGAGATCAAGGACGAACACAAGCAGGCCGAGGGCGATCCGCTGATCAAGGCACGCCTGCGCTCGCTCGCGCGCGATCGCTCGCGCCAGCGGATGATCGCTTCCGCATCGCGCGCGACGCTGGTGATCGCGAACCCGACGCATTTTGCGATCGCGCTGCGATACGATCGCGACGAAAACCCGGCGCCGCTCGTTGTGGCAAAAGGCATGGATGCGATCGCGCTGAAGATTCGCGAGGTCGCCGAACAGAACAGAATCCCGGTGATCGAGAACAAGGCGCTGGCGCGCGCGCTCTACGAAGCGGTTCAGGTCGATCAGGTGATTCCGGCCGAATTCTTCCGGCCCGTCGCCGAGATCATCTACTTCCTCCAGTCGAAGCAATCGCCGCGGCCCGAGAAGGTCCAGTAG
- a CDS encoding FliM/FliN family flagellar motor switch protein, with amino-acid sequence MMMEDLDADQQKRLPNYLLDAAGISIERMPMLNVIFDRMAASCIDSLQPIAGTPCYFSVNGITNGRVGDIIKDYEANAVAAVLYAEQWDSRVLMVLDRDFVFTMVEAMFGSDGAEPPMDVERSFSNIEIRLVQALFERFAKALQSAFAGTSNVTFRVERVETAMASLAIGRSGNMSICANIMLQALYRGGQMFLIIPHSALNPLRQKLAHVVVSDGRAADPRWREQMESEVHRTEVTLSAVLDEKMVSLGDVVKFQVGQVLELEATPRTLARLESNNQVLFWCQIGQLDGYYAMQVADPVDQKREFVDDILSR; translated from the coding sequence ATGATGATGGAAGACCTCGACGCCGATCAGCAGAAGCGGCTGCCGAACTACCTGCTGGACGCGGCCGGCATATCGATCGAACGCATGCCGATGCTCAATGTGATCTTCGATCGCATGGCTGCATCGTGCATCGACAGCCTCCAGCCGATCGCGGGCACGCCCTGCTACTTCTCTGTCAACGGCATCACCAACGGGCGCGTCGGCGATATCATCAAGGACTACGAGGCCAATGCGGTCGCGGCCGTGCTCTATGCCGAGCAGTGGGACTCCAGGGTCCTGATGGTGCTCGACCGCGATTTCGTCTTCACGATGGTCGAAGCGATGTTCGGCTCGGACGGCGCCGAGCCGCCGATGGACGTCGAGCGCTCCTTCTCCAACATCGAAATCCGCCTGGTCCAGGCGCTGTTCGAGCGTTTCGCCAAGGCGCTGCAATCCGCCTTCGCCGGAACCTCCAACGTCACCTTCCGCGTGGAGCGGGTCGAGACCGCCATGGCGTCGCTGGCGATCGGGCGGAGCGGCAACATGTCGATCTGCGCCAACATCATGCTGCAGGCGCTCTACCGCGGCGGCCAGATGTTCCTCATCATCCCGCACTCCGCGCTCAATCCGTTGCGGCAGAAGCTCGCGCACGTCGTCGTCAGCGACGGTCGTGCGGCTGATCCGCGCTGGCGCGAGCAGATGGAGAGCGAGGTCCACAGGACCGAGGTTACGTTGAGCGCGGTGCTCGACGAAAAGATGGTGTCGCTCGGCGACGTCGTGAAGTTCCAGGTCGGACAGGTCCTCGAGCTCGAAGCCACCCCGCGCACGCTGGCCCGGCTCGAGAGCAACAACCAGGTGCTGTTCTGGTGTCAGATCGGCCAGCTTGATGGCTATTACGCCATGCAGGTGGCTGATCCCGTCGATCAGAAGCGGGAGTTCGTCGATGATATCCTATCTCGTTGA